A single genomic interval of Lathyrus oleraceus cultivar Zhongwan6 chromosome 7, CAAS_Psat_ZW6_1.0, whole genome shotgun sequence harbors:
- the LOC127107612 gene encoding uncharacterized protein LOC127107612: MNYACYHMGSGSRTDRRTLEFGKTHVVRPKGKHQATVVWLHGLGDNGLSSYQLLESLPLPNIKWICPTAPTRSVAILGAFSCTAWFDMGELSEDGPVDWEGLDASAAHIANLLSAEPPDVKIGIGGFSMGAATALYSATCFAMGKYGNGIPYPINLRAVVGLSGWLPGSRSLRSKIEVSVEAKRRAASLPIFMCHGSNDDVVLYEYGERSARSFSSAGFQYITFKSYDGLGNYTVPREMADVSNWIGSRLGLEGPL; this comes from the exons ATGAACTATGCATGTTATCATATGGGGTCTG GTAGTAGAACTGATAGAAGAACTTTGGAGTTTGGTAAGACACATGTAGTGAGGCCTAAAGGAAAACATCAAGCTACTGTTGTTTGGCTGCATGGTCTTGGTGACAATGGTTTGAG CTCATATCAGCTTCTGGAATCACTTCCACTTCCAAAT ATAAAATGGATTTGTCCAACTGCTCCTACTCGTTCTGTGGCTATACTTGGTGCTTTTTCTTGCACTGCAT GGTTTGATATGGGAGAACTTTCAGAAGATGGTCCAGTTGATTGGGAGGGTTTAGATGCCTCAGCAGCACATATTGCTAATCTGTTGTCAGCTGAGCCACCTGATG TGAAAATTGGGATAGGAGGGTTCAGTATGGGTGCTGCAACAGCTCTCTATTCTGCAACATGTTTTGCCATGGGAAAGTATGGAAATGGAATTCCTTACCCTATCAACTTAAGAGCAGTTGTTGGACTAAGTGGCTGGCTTCCGGGATCAAG GAGCTTAAGGAGCAAGATAGAGGTGTCAGTTGAAGCAAAAAGGAGAGCTGCTTCATTACCAATTTTTATGTGCCATGGAAGTA ATGATGATGTAGTTCTCTACGAATATGGAGAGAGATCAGCTCGATCCTTCAGTTCAGCAGGGTTTCAATATATAACCTTCAAATCCTATGATGG GCTTGGTAATTATACAGTTCCTAGAGAGATGGCTGATGTTTCCAATTGGATTGGCTCAAGGTTAGGGCTTGAGGGACCCTTATAA